In Chelonia mydas isolate rCheMyd1 chromosome 20, rCheMyd1.pri.v2, whole genome shotgun sequence, a single genomic region encodes these proteins:
- the ORMDL2 gene encoding ORM1-like protein 2 — MNVGVAHSEVNPNTRVMNSRGIWLAYVISVGVLHIILLSIPFFSIPVVWTLTNVIHNLVMYWFLHTVKGTPFETPDQGKDRLLTHWEQIDYGTQCTSSRKFLSISPVVLYLLTSFYTKYDPAHFIINTTSLLSVLLPKLPQFHGVRVFGINKY; from the exons ATGAATGTTGGGGTGGCCCACAGTGAGGTGAATCCCAACACCCGAGTGATGAACAGCCGTGGCATCTGGCTGGCCTATGTGATCTCGGTGGGAGTTCTCCATATCATTCTCCTCAGCATCCCGTTCTTCAGCATTCCAGTGGTCTGGACCCTCACTAATGTTATACACAACCTG GTTATGTACTGGTTTCTTCACACTGTGAAAGGAACCCCGTTTGAGACGCCGGACCAGGGCAAGGATCGCCTGCTCACGCACTGGGAACAGATAGACTATGGGACGCAGTGCACCTCCTCCCGCAAGTTCCTCAGCATCTCGCCAGTAGTTCT TTACCTCCTCACCAGCTTTTATACCAAATACGACCCTGCACATTTTATAATCAACACAACGTCCCTCCTCAGCGTCCTGCTCCCCAAGCTGCCTCAGTTCCATGGCGTGCGCGTCTTTGGCATCAACAAATACTGA